TTTGATAAGGAGGGTTCAGAGCTATTATTTACACATTTATCTCTAAGAGCTGGTAGAAAGTCGGTTATTATCACAACTAACTTATCATTTGATAGATGGGATGAGATTTTTCAAGACCCAGTGATGACAGCAGCTATGATTGACCGCCTAACTCATAAGGCCTACATAGTCAATATGAACGGCAATTCATTTAGGCTAAAGGAAACGAAACAGTGGATTGAGCAACAATAATTTTTTTGACCCAGGTGGTGTAGTTTTTAATTATATTTTGGTGCAGTTTTCAGTTGACAGATACATGAAATCTACCGCCTTCGAGAATTGAAGCAAAATGCACTTGTTGAAAATGCCGAACGTGAAGGAATAAGGCAACGAATAAATGAAATGAAGAACTTCTTGAATGAACAATCCAGCGGGTTGGAGGAATATGATGAGCAGTTGGTAAGGAGACTCATAGGTAAAGTTACAGTGCATGATGAGAGATTTGAGGTGGAATTAAAGTCAAGTATTGCAATAGATACAGAAAATTAGAACTTGCCGCTGATTATGGATAACAGCTCCTGATTAGCGGTTTTTCGTTTTTAAAAATGGATAAGTAACACA
This genomic stretch from Desulfofalx alkaliphila DSM 12257 harbors:
- a CDS encoding ATP-binding protein, coding for FDKEGSELLFTHLSLRAGRKSVIITTNLSFDRWDEIFQDPVMTAAMIDRLTHKAYIVNMNGNSFRLKETKQWIEQQ